A single region of the Musa acuminata AAA Group cultivar baxijiao chromosome BXJ1-11, Cavendish_Baxijiao_AAA, whole genome shotgun sequence genome encodes:
- the LOC103970924 gene encoding protein terminal ear1-like produces the protein MAGLDPQAPVYVPASHDITPFGSYYYSSSRTCYFVFNQSMQVTPYFELCPYPPPPPPPPHGLVYSTYCACWKGFSWSEIHSIPLQLPVADDRIPSTHLSKEEEEESLEPVTKVNEEVQCEAAAEARKGSFKRFGCGGSFGWRRKASVPRARSRRKESELKGDENVAVEVDGGKTTVMIKNLPNKFTKEKLLGILDQHCYAENQKIMEEGNEKSLELGKGDISSTTLSEFDFLYLPIDFNTGNNMGYAFVNFTSAVAAWRLYGSLQNYDWKPHGSRKICVVTYARIQGLPALQKHFKNSTFVCHSDDFLPVRFIPARSGYCRTEQQHIGKRLPVSKP, from the exons ATGGCTGGCCTCGATCCCCAAGCCCCGGTTTACGTTCCAGCTTCACACGATATCACTCCATTTGGAAGCTACTATTACTCCTCTTCGCGAACTTGCTATTTTGTGTTCAACCAATCTATGCAGGTCACTCCATATTTCGAGCTTTGTCCCtacccaccaccacctcctcctcctccgcatgGACTTGTTTACAGCACTTATTGTGCTTGCTGGAAAGGGTTTTCCTGGAGTGAGATCCATTCGATCCCTCTCCAGCTGCCTGTAGCTGATGATAGGATTCCTTCGACTCATCTAagcaaggaggaggaagaggagagcctCGAGCCTGTCACCAAGGTGAACGAAGAGGTGCAGTGTGAGGCCGCTGCCGAAGCCCGGAAGGGTAGTTTCAAAAGGTTTGGATGCGGTGGTTCCTTTGGTTGGAGAAGGAAGGCTTCCGTGCCGAGGGCCAGGAGCCGGAGGAAGGAATCTGAGCTCAAGGGAGATGAGAATGTTGCAGTTGAGGTTGATGGTGGAAAGACCACAGTCATGATCAAGAACTTGCCCAACAAATTCAC CAAGGAGAAGCTGTTAGGTATACTAGACCAGCACTGCTATGCAGAGAACCAGAAGATAATGGAAGAAGGAAATGAGAAGTCACTGGAGCTGGGAAAGGGAGATATCTCATCAACCACTTTGTCCGAGTTCGATTTCTTGTACCTGCCTATAGATTTCAA TACGGGCAACAACATGGGCTATGCGTTCGTCAACTTCACCAGTGCAGTAGCTGCGTGGAGGCTGTACGGCTCCCTCCAAAACTACGACTGGAAGCCGCATGGATCTCGCAAGATCTGTGTGGTCACGTACGCCAGAATCCAG GGTTTGCCGGCACTGCAGAAACACTTCAAGAACTCAACCTTCGTGTGCCACAGCGATGACTTCCTCCCTGTGCGCTTCATCCCAGCTCGCAGTGGGTACTGTCGGACGGAGCAGCAGCACATTGGCAAGCGACTTCCTGTTTCCAAACCCTGA
- the LOC103970925 gene encoding cell division cycle 20.2, cofactor of APC complex-like: MSSPLMRLRDREWHSPASQRFVDQGDRFIPTRSLMNLDFARSSLMRHPRRDGATVDRPDILTPKEEYRRRVEESWTLDSQGKPLKMLVFRGSPRKSHPSVLMVDEILKEQREPPRSIRRIRHLPQSADRILDGPELIDDYYLNLMDWGKSNILAVALGRSLCLWNAANSMVQLLLTTDVDDHPTSVAWSVDGKMVAVGFASSKVEIWDAIALQQVRILEGHLARVGSLSWTWNMLSSGSRDASIINHDVRSFRHVSSKLKAHTGDVCGLKWSCGGDLLASGGNDNLVHVWESSKMGSSRYLHRFTDHRAAVRALAWCPFQPKTLASGGGTADQCVKIWNAQTGKCTNSINTSAQVCALEWNRHQKEILSAHGYNQNRLSLWAYPSLAKITDFTGHTDRILQLSQSPDGSTVVSAAADETIRFWKVFEPPPYSSPSMDDEDRLFSLKRMHIR, from the exons ATGTCGTCGCCCTTGATGAGGCTTCGAGATCGGGAGTGGCATTCCCCGGCCTCCCAGAGATTCGTCGATCAG GGGGATCGGTTCATACCCACCAGGAGCCTGATGAACCTGGACTTCGCTCGGTCCTCGCTGATGCGGCACCCACGGCGAGACGGCGCCACGGTCGATCGCCCCGACATCTTGACTCCCAAG GAAGAGTATAGGAGGCGCGTCGAGGAGAGTTGGACGCTGGATTCCCAAGGGAAGCCGCTCAAGATGTTGGTTTTCAGAGGAAGCCCAAGAAAATCCCATCCCAGTGTTCTGATGGTGGATGAGATATTGAAAGAGCAGCGGGAACCGCCGAGATCCATTAGGCGCATTCGGCATCTTCCCCAG tCAGCCGACCGGATTCTAGATGGGCCAGAGCTCATTGATGATTACTATCTCAACCTCATGGACTGGGGGAAGAGCAACATCTTGGCAGTCGCCTTGGGGCGTTCACTGTGCCTCTGGAATGCTGCCAACTCCATGGTGCAGTTGCTGCTAACCACGGATGTGGATGATCACCCCACCAGTGTTGCATGGTCTGTGGACGGGAAGATGGTGGCCGTAGGATTTGCGAGCTCCAAAGTTGAGATCTGGGATGCTATAGCTCTGCAACAG GTCAGGATCCTGGAAGGGCACTTGGCTAGAGTTGGTAGCCTTTCTTGGACGTGGAACATGTTGTCGTCGGGCAGTCGTGATGCATCCATCATCAACCATGATG TGAGATCTTTCCGCCATGTCTCTTCCAAACTCAAAGCACACACCGGAGATGTTTGTGGCCTGAAGTGGTCATGCGGTGGGGATCTGCTGGCGAGCGGTGGCAATGACAACCTCGTCCATGTGTGGGAATCCTCGAAGATGGGATCGTCAAGGTACCTCCACCGGTTCACCGACCACCGCGCAGCCGTTAGAGCCCTCGCGTGGTGCCCGTTCCAGCCGAAAACGCTGGCTTCTGGTGGTGGAACCGCCGACCAATGCGTCAAGATTTGGAACGCCCAAACCGGGAAGTGTACCAACAGCATCAACACTTCTGCGCAG GTGTGCGCGCTGGAGTGGAACAGGCATCAGAAGGAGATCTTGAGTGCCCATGGCTACAACCAGAATCGTCTGAGCTTATGGGCGTACCCTTCCTTGGCAAAGATCACAGACTTCACAGGGCATACTGACAGAATCTTGCAACTTTCCCAG AGTCCAGATGGATCGACAGTGGTGTCAGCTGCAGCAGACGAAACGATTCGTTTCTGGAAAGTGTTCGAGCCACCCCCATATTCTTCTCCTTCGATGGATGATGAGGATCGCCTGTTCTCGCTGAAAAGAATGCACATAAGATGA
- the LOC135596408 gene encoding E3 ubiquitin-protein ligase ATL4-like — protein MPSLDSSLPPLPFQIPTPADYSGLSSSSSSSSSSFNASLIIIAAILAAVCLASATFHLLLRFLSRASSSSPQLIHHNPSTPSTRSSSSDGHRLARVEALPILHFDAVRTSSPPDCAVCLSRFRPGDQLRLLPACRHAFHSPCIDAWLLSPAASCPLCRSPVHLPPPPPPPPPPLPPALPVTATAEEPSPAGGGERGWLKEYVDRLASSASSSFSSLRFSDRWNRPASWDLENPDDGNTATSAQRTTPCGSAVN, from the coding sequence ATGCCTTCTCTCGACTCCTCTCTTCCTCCGCTTCCCTTCCAAATCCCAACTCCCGCTGACTACAGCGGcctctcgtcgtcgtcgtcgtcgtcatcctcTTCGTTCAACGCCAGCCTCATCATTATCGCTGCCATCCTCGCCGCTGTCTGCCTCGCTTCTGCAAccttccacctcctcctccgctttCTCTCCCGCGCTTCCTCCTCCTCACCGCAGCTCATCCACCACAACCCGTCCACGCCATCGACGAGGTCATCGTCGTCCGACGGGCACCGGTTGGCCCGGGTGGAGGCCCTCCCCATCCTCCACTTCGACGCCGTCCGCACCTCCTCCCCGCCGGACTGCGCCGTCTGCCTCTCCCGCTTCCGCCCCGGCGATCAGCTCCGCCTCCTCCCCGCCTGCCGCCACGCCTTCCACTCCCCCTGCATTGACGCCTGGCTCCTCTCCCCCGCCGCCTCCTGCCCCCTCTGCCGCTCCCCCGTCCACCTccccccaccgccgccgccgcccccgccCCCGCTTCCTCCGGCGCTCCCAGTGACGGCCACCGCCGAGGAGCCGTCCCCGGCCGGCGGAGGCGAGCGGGGGTGGTTGAAGGAGTACGTCGACCGGCTAGCTTCCTCCGCCTCCTCGTCCTTCTCCTCGCTCCGCTTCTCCGacaggtggaaccgcccagccagCTGGGACTTGGAAAACCCCGACGACGGCAACACCGCCACGTCGGCCCAACGTACAACACCATGTGGCAGCGCCGTAAATTAA
- the LOC135597043 gene encoding novel plant SNARE 11-like: MDLTDISEELAHIEGQISDIFRALSNGFQKLEKIKDSNRRSRQLEELTGKLRECKRLIKEFERVMKEEEIRNTHDTNKRLNEKKQSMIKELNSYVALKKQHASENKRLDLFDGPDGGDVFAEENVLLASSMTNQQLMDNGNRMMDETDQAIERSKKVVEETVNVGAETAASLKAQTEQMSRIVNELDSIHFSIKKASQLVKEIGRQVATDRCIMGMLFLIVIGVITIIIVKLVHPNNKDIRDIPGLAPPANRKLL; this comes from the exons ATGGATTTGACTGATATTAGTGAGGAGCTGGCTCATATCGAGGGGCAGATCAGCGATATCTTTCGGGCTTTATC AAATGGATTTCAGAAACTGGAGAAGATCAAGGACTCGAATAGACGGAGTAGGCAGTTAGAAGAACTGACTGGCAAGCTGAGGGAATGCAAGAG GCTTATCAAAGAGTTTGAAAGAGTCAtgaaggaagaggagattagaaataCTCATGATACAAACAAGAGGCTGAATGAGAAAAAACAATCAATG ATTAAAGAACTGAATTCTTATGTTGCTCTGAAGAAGCA gcATGCAAGTGAAAATAAACGACTAGATCTCTTTGATGGTCCTGATGGTGGAGATGTGTTTGCTGAAGAAAATGTTCTATTGGCATCAT CTATGACCAATCAGCAGTTAATGGACAACGGAAACCGAATGATGGACGAAACAGACCAGGCTATTGAACGGTCAAAGAAG GTTGTTGAAGAAACTGTCAATGTTGGAGCAGAGACAGCAGCTTCTCTGAAGGCACAG ACCGAGCAAATGAGTAGAATTGTGAATGAACTGGATTCGATCCATTTTTCAATTAAGAAAGCATCTCAACTGGTGAAGGAAATTGGCAGACAG GTTGCAACTGATCGATGTATAATGGGAATGCTTTTCCTGATCGTGATTGGAGTTATAACCATCATAATAGTGAAG CTTGTGCATCCAAATAATAAAGACATTCGGGATATTCCTGGACTTGCTCCTCCAGCCAACCGGAAGCTTCTTTGA
- the LOC135597042 gene encoding putative HVA22-like protein g has product MIGAFLSRALILVFGYAYPAYACYKTVELNKPEIEQLRFWCQYWILIALLAVLERFGDIFFSWMPMYCEAKLALYIYLWNPKLRGTTYVYDTFFRPYIAKHETEIDRNLLELRARVSDIMFMFWQKAAGYGQTSFFEILNYVSFLLQAQRTQPSQPQELQRAHQLPSPEPPVHQPATSQQPQHETRMLPSLIKNQPQEQSRKFGVHLRAASPVQPHQFPSPVPSADQPTRSQTPHQETKVLPSPIKNKLQTASAVEQQDSGPGTDSSQTANQPSPSEEPMQVDPINSQDIEHSSNPPSEETATEEAIRVTRNRLRKRAAIGVTGPV; this is encoded by the exons ATGATAGGCGCATTTCTTAGTAGAGCTTTGAT ATTGGTTTTCGGTTATGCTTACCCGGCTTATGCGTGCTACAAGACCGTAGAACTGAACAAACCAGAGATTGAGCAGTTGCGTTTCTGGTGTCAGTACTG GATTTTAATTGCATTATTGGCAGTCTTGGAGAGATTTGGGGATATTTTCTTTTCGTG GATGCCAATGTACTGTGAAGCAAAATTGGCACTCTACATATATTTATGGAATCCTAAGTTAAGA GGAACAACATATGTCTACGATACCTTCTTCAGGCCATATATCGCAAAGCATGAAACTGAGATTGATCGTAATTTGCTTGAGTTGAGAGCAAGGGTTTCAGATATTATGTTCATGTTCTGGCAGAAGGCTGCTGGTTATGGCCAAACCAGTTTCTTTGAGATTTTGAATTACGTTAGCTTTCTGTTGCAAGCACAAAGAACACAGCCTTCTCAG CCACAGGAACTGCAGCGAGCGCATCAGTTACCTTCTCCAGAGCCACCTGTTCATCAACCTGCGACATCTCAGCAGCCTCAACATGAAACAAGAATGCTGCCTAGCCTAATCAAGAACCAGCCGCAGGAACAGTCGAGAAAGTTTGGTGTACATCTCCGGGCAGCATCTCCAGTCCAGCCACATCAGTTTCCTTCTCCGGTGCCATCTGCTGATCAACCTACAAGATCTCAGACACCTCACCAAGAAACAAAAGTGCTGCCTAGCCCCATCAAGAACAAACTACAGACAGCATCTGCAGTCGAGCAACAAGACTCAGGTCCTGGCACAGACAGTTCACAAACTGCAAACCAGCCTTCTCCAAGTGAGGAACCAATGCAGGTCGACCCCATAAATTCTCAGGACATAGAGCACTCATCAAATCCACCGTCAGAGGAGACGGCCACCGAGGAGGCGATACGCGTGACACGTAACAGGTTGAGGAAGCGAGCTGCTATTGGTGTTACTGGCCCTGTCTAG
- the LOC103970607 gene encoding uncharacterized protein LOC103970607 yields the protein MRGAKRPIHALAAWVRRQPPKVKAFLGVVAGMAALVFLRFIVHDHDNLFVAAEAVHAIGISVLIYKLSKERTCAGLSLKSQDLTALFLAVRLYCSFVMEYDMHTVLDTATLATTLWVIYMIRFKLKSSYMEDKDNFAIYYVVVPCALLALAVHPSTSHNIFNRICWAFCVYLEAVSVLPQLRLMQNTKIVEPFTAHYVFALGVARFLSCAHWVLQVLDTRGRLLTALGYGLWPSMVLLAEVVQSFILADFCYYYVKSVFGGQLVLRLPSGVV from the exons ATGAGGGGGGCGAAGCGGCCGATCCACGCTCTGGCTGCATGGGTGAGGCGGCAGCCGCCGAAGGTGAAGGCTTTCCTCGGCGTGGTGGCGGGCATGGCGGCGCTCGTCTTCCTCCGCTTCATCGTCCACGACCACGACAACCTCTTCGTCGCCGCCGAGGCCGTCCACGCCATCGGCATCTCCGTACTCATCTACAAGCTCTCCAAGGAGCGGACCTGCGCCG GACTTTCATTGAAGTCTCAGGACTTAACAGCTTTGTTTTTAGCTGTCAGACTGTATTGCAGCTTTGTTATGGAATATGATATGCACACAGTGTTAGATACTGCCACACTTGCTACTACTCTTTGGGTTATTTACATGATACGGTTTAAACTGAAGTCGAGTTACATGGAGGACAAGGACAACTTTGCTATATATTACGTG GTAGTGCCTTGTGCTTTGTTAGCCCTTGCAGTTCATCCTTCAACCTCACATAATATCTTCAATAGAATTTGTTGGGCCTTTTGTGTTTATTTGGAAGCTGTGTCAGTGTTGCCCCAGTTACGTTTAATGCAGAACACCAAG ATTGTAGAACCATTCACGGCTCACTATGTTTTTGCCTTGGGGGTTGCAAGATTTCTCAGTTGTGCTCATTGGGTCCTTCAG GTCCTGGACACTCGGGGACGCTTGTTGACAGCTTTGGGTTATGGTTTGTGGCCGTCAATGGTTCTTCTTGCCGAAGTTGTTCAAAGTTTCATCCTTGCTGATTTCTGTTATTATTATGTGAAGAG TGTTTTTGGTGGACAACTGGTGCTACGGCTTCCGTCCGGTGTAGTGTGA